ACCCGTTGTACCCTGCTGAACGTCTCAAAACCATGATCCATGAATCGCATTTGACTGCCCTGCTCGTTCAGGAAGAATTCCTGGCAGATCTTGCAGTGACAACTGCCTGCATCTGCTCTATTGACCGGGACCGGGAGCTTATCGCAAAAAAGAGCATTGAAAATGTGGAATCCCCAATAACCCCACAAAATCTTTCGCATATAATCTTTACATCCGGGTCCACCGGCACCCCCAAAGGGGTGATGATGCCGCATGCGACTCTTTCCGCAAACCTCACTGGCTTCATGGACAAAGTAAAAATCCATCCCGAAGATCGTTATCTTCACACCGCATCCCTTGCCTTTACATCTTCATTGCGGCAGATTCTCGCTCCATTATCATGCGGCGCCAGGATTGTCATTGCTGATCAGGAGCAAAGAACAAATCCCCTGGCGCTTTTCACATTGATAAACACCGAGAAGGTGACGATCTGGGATACGGTTGCGCCCTTCTGGGAGACCTGCACAAAATCCCTTCTGCAAAAAAGTCCGGCAACCAGGAATGAATTTCTGGAAAACAGCCTCAGACTGATCCTTTCAAGCGGCGGCGAACTGCCGCGCTCCCTTATTCAGACCTGGAGAGAATTATCAGCAAAAAAAGTGCGCCTTCTTAATATGTACGGCCAGACCGAGACCGTCGGCAATATTCTCATCTA
This DNA window, taken from Pseudomonadota bacterium, encodes the following:
- a CDS encoding AMP-binding protein — encoded protein: MNRKEPSQNPLFHVVINNEGQYSLWPAGEKIPPGWQKTAFAGNKEECLAFIQREWTDMTPRSLREFAPDPSARTYQDNQQDGLAHHFFVEQAAKTPDAIAVVFKDQQITYKDLHHYSNQIGNYLQEIGVTPEKAVGLCVGRSIEMIAGFLGILKSGGVYVPLDPLYPAERLKTMIHESHLTALLVQEEFLADLAVTTACICSIDRDRELIAKKSIENVESPITPQNLSHIIFTSGSTGTPKGVMMPHATLSANLTGFMDKVKIHPEDRYLHTASLAFTSSLRQILAPLSCGARIVIADQEQRTNPLALFTLINTEKVTIWDTVAPFWETCTKSLLQKSPATRNEFLENSLRLILSSGGELPRSLIQTWRELSAKKVRLLNMYGQTETVGNILI